A DNA window from Brevinematia bacterium contains the following coding sequences:
- a CDS encoding RluA family pseudouridine synthase — protein MRIICSSEDEGHRVDVVISRYVPFTRSQVKSKVSIVYVNGQVKNFGYKVKKGDIIEFEDIEPEKIDLEPEPIKIEILYQDDDIAIINKPHNMVVHPAPGHWTGTLVNAILHNLKDKLSTSGGYLRPGIVHRLDKETSGVMVIALNDKAHYKLANLFKNKLVQKEYWAIVHGRILEKSFTVKKAIARNPNNRLKMIVSEKGKEATTEFELISSTEKFSLVIARPITGRTHQIRVHLKSVSHPIVGDPLYGFNPKMYISMFNLPEGFIPLVAKKLVFPHPIRDEIMYFEIELPEEFVNLAKTLSLI, from the coding sequence ATGAGAATAATCTGTTCTAGCGAAGACGAAGGACATAGGGTAGATGTGGTTATATCCAGATATGTGCCCTTTACAAGAAGCCAGGTTAAATCTAAAGTTAGCATAGTATATGTAAATGGACAAGTGAAAAACTTTGGATACAAGGTTAAAAAGGGGGATATAATAGAGTTTGAAGACATTGAACCTGAGAAAATAGATCTTGAACCAGAACCAATCAAGATTGAGATTCTATACCAAGATGATGATATTGCAATAATTAATAAACCACACAATATGGTGGTCCACCCGGCACCTGGACACTGGACAGGAACTCTTGTTAATGCCATTCTCCACAATCTCAAGGACAAATTGTCAACGTCTGGTGGGTATTTAAGACCTGGGATTGTTCATCGCCTTGATAAGGAAACTTCTGGAGTTATGGTTATAGCACTTAATGACAAGGCGCACTATAAACTAGCCAATTTATTTAAGAATAAACTCGTCCAAAAAGAATATTGGGCCATAGTTCACGGCAGAATACTAGAAAAAAGCTTCACAGTTAAAAAAGCTATAGCTAGAAATCCAAATAACCGTTTAAAAATGATAGTTTCCGAAAAAGGTAAGGAGGCAACAACGGAATTTGAGCTTATCTCCTCAACTGAAAAATTTTCGCTTGTGATAGCAAGACCTATAACTGGTAGAACACACCAAATACGGGTTCACCTAAAAAGCGTGTCACATCCAATAGTAGGTGACCCTCTATACGGCTTTAACCCTAAAATGTATATCTCAATGTTCAATCTTCCGGAGGGATTTATTCCCCTGGTTGCGAAAAAACTAGTTTTCCCTCATCCCATTAGAGATGAAATTATGTATTTTGAAATAGAACTACCAGAAGAATTTGTAAATCTTGCTAAGACATTATCATTGATCTAA
- the bamD gene encoding outer membrane protein assembly factor BamD, which produces MYVGVRWLAGFIIILTFSGYVYGSIAKILFDSGLNAYNRGDFQTAIEKLEVIFNEYPESSFFPKASMYLGYIFYEIGEYDKAKRYLLVSIRTSSKGSEVWMTAMKLLGVIYHEKGEEKKYEKVFLELQRYQKQKEIKLPDVVSQPSSAYISKRVEQPDLKAFTNYFTNWITNYFTNEIVITNQITQKEVELKIVTNYVTNVVTNYQEVVSEEVLSNLVKVKEKAEEVSKKEEDLEELNRLTDIKTRLLKLNEKALLIQELLKKKVEGKK; this is translated from the coding sequence ATGTATGTGGGTGTTAGATGGTTGGCCGGCTTTATAATAATCCTGACTTTTAGCGGTTATGTTTATGGCTCAATAGCTAAGATCTTATTTGACTCTGGGCTTAATGCTTACAATAGGGGAGATTTCCAGACTGCGATAGAAAAACTTGAGGTCATATTTAACGAATATCCTGAGTCTTCATTTTTCCCAAAAGCCAGCATGTATTTGGGGTATATATTCTACGAAATTGGGGAATATGATAAGGCAAAGAGATACCTTTTGGTAAGCATCAGAACTAGTAGTAAAGGAAGTGAAGTATGGATGACTGCAATGAAACTTTTGGGAGTAATATACCACGAAAAAGGTGAAGAAAAGAAATACGAGAAGGTGTTTTTAGAGTTACAGCGCTATCAAAAGCAAAAAGAGATAAAACTACCAGATGTTGTTTCTCAACCTTCATCTGCTTACATTTCAAAACGAGTTGAACAGCCTGATCTTAAAGCTTTTACTAATTATTTTACTAATTGGATAACGAATTACTTCACCAATGAGATAGTGATAACTAACCAAATAACTCAAAAAGAAGTGGAGTTGAAAATAGTCACAAATTATGTAACAAATGTAGTTACAAACTACCAAGAAGTTGTTTCAGAAGAAGTTTTAAGTAATCTTGTTAAGGTCAAAGAGAAAGCTGAGGAGGTCAGTAAGAAAGAAGAAGATCTGGAAGAGTTGAATAGGTTAACAGATATAAAAACTAGACTACTGAAGCTCAACGAGAAAGCACTTTTGATTCAGGAATTGCTTAAAAAGAAGGTGGAGGGCAAAAAATGA
- a CDS encoding bifunctional 3,4-dihydroxy-2-butanone-4-phosphate synthase/GTP cyclohydrolase II, translating to YQILKDLGVKSVRLMTNNPRKVQRLQEFGVKVNERVPIVVGINKYNQKYLETKAKKMGHIIDLF from the coding sequence TATCAGATCTTGAAAGATTTAGGAGTAAAAAGTGTAAGACTTATGACAAACAATCCTAGGAAAGTTCAGAGACTTCAGGAATTCGGAGTTAAGGTTAACGAAAGAGTCCCAATAGTAGTAGGAATAAACAAGTACAATCAAAAGTATCTTGAAACCAAAGCAAAAAAAATGGGACACATCATTGACCTATTCTAA